One Halalkalicoccus sp. NIPERK01 genomic region harbors:
- a CDS encoding AGE family epimerase/isomerase: MNVYRAREGLRHAFRDVLNFYYPDCIDVRTGGYAAQIDERDGSVYDPRSKHLVATARAINNFSLGVLADGPEWCRPSAEHGLRFLSTVHWDGEQEGYDWLLDGRDPVDRTRYCYGHAFALLAGARAHQAGISGGREELDRAFSVLEERFFEPEHRLYADRASADWSELSPYRGANANMHALEALLAAGEATGEERFFERAYDVAERFARALASETGGLLWEHYSESWEHDLSHNADEPDHQFRPPGYQPSHHAEWAKLLCLLAEYRDEEWLLTRAMELFDAAIHLGWDEEHEGLYYTVEESGEPIVDGKYGWAHAEAIGASALLSRHDPSYLRWYDRLWEYSTTHLINPRYGNWYERVTREGERPEPDHGPEVEPGYHPLTNCWLALEALDRDPSAFCSRE, encoded by the coding sequence ATGAACGTCTACCGTGCGCGCGAGGGGCTCCGCCACGCGTTTCGAGACGTCCTGAACTTCTATTATCCCGACTGCATCGACGTTCGGACTGGTGGCTACGCCGCCCAGATCGACGAACGCGACGGGAGCGTCTACGACCCTCGCTCGAAACACCTCGTCGCGACCGCCCGCGCGATCAACAACTTTTCCTTGGGCGTGCTCGCGGACGGTCCCGAGTGGTGTCGCCCGTCCGCCGAACACGGCCTGCGATTCCTTTCCACCGTTCACTGGGACGGCGAACAGGAAGGCTACGACTGGCTGCTCGACGGGCGCGACCCCGTGGATCGAACGCGCTACTGCTACGGCCACGCCTTCGCGTTGCTCGCGGGCGCGCGGGCACACCAGGCGGGGATTTCCGGCGGACGAGAGGAACTCGACAGGGCGTTTTCCGTCCTCGAGGAGCGCTTCTTCGAACCCGAACACCGGCTGTACGCGGATCGCGCCTCGGCGGACTGGTCGGAACTCTCGCCCTACCGGGGCGCGAACGCGAACATGCACGCCCTCGAGGCGCTGCTCGCGGCGGGCGAGGCCACGGGGGAGGAGCGCTTCTTCGAGCGGGCGTACGACGTCGCCGAGCGGTTCGCCCGCGCGCTCGCGAGTGAGACCGGCGGCCTGCTGTGGGAGCACTACTCCGAGTCGTGGGAGCACGACCTCTCGCACAACGCCGACGAACCGGACCACCAGTTCCGCCCGCCGGGCTACCAGCCGAGTCATCACGCCGAGTGGGCGAAACTGCTCTGCCTGCTCGCCGAGTACCGCGATGAGGAGTGGCTCCTCACGCGCGCGATGGAACTGTTCGACGCCGCGATCCACCTCGGCTGGGACGAGGAGCACGAGGGGCTCTACTACACGGTCGAAGAGTCGGGAGAGCCGATCGTCGACGGGAAGTACGGCTGGGCGCACGCCGAGGCGATCGGCGCGAGCGCGCTGTTGAGCCGGCATGACCCGTCGTACCTCCGGTGGTACGACCGGCTCTGGGAGTATTCCACAACCCATCTGATCAACCCCCGGTACGGCAACTGGTACGAGCGGGTCACGCGCGAGGGCGAGCGTCCGGAACCGGACCACGGGCCCGAAGTCGAACCGGGCTACCACCCGCTGACGAACTGCTGGCTGGCGCTCGAGGCCCTCGACCGCGATCCGAGCGCGTTCTGTTCCCGGGAGTGA
- the yqeC gene encoding selenium cofactor biosynthesis protein YqeC, protein MDLTEALPTEGVTCVVGAGGKKTTLYALANALDRAVVTATVRIPIFDPHVARVVVTGDPAGAIERNAEWPLGVVPEREGDDRYRGYDPEVLDGLAERTDVPLFVKADGARMREFKAPGDREPQVPERADAVLPIASVHAVGKHLTEGVVHRPERVAAIAGIDLGEEITTDTVAAVLASPEGGLKDVPADATAIPLLNKVDDREDEAVAREIARSIHERADVERVVLARMAESEVVDVI, encoded by the coding sequence ATGGACCTCACGGAGGCGCTCCCGACGGAGGGTGTCACCTGCGTCGTCGGGGCCGGCGGGAAGAAGACGACGCTGTACGCGCTCGCGAACGCGCTCGATCGGGCGGTCGTCACCGCGACGGTGAGAATCCCGATCTTCGATCCCCATGTGGCTCGCGTCGTCGTCACCGGCGACCCCGCGGGCGCGATCGAGCGAAATGCCGAGTGGCCCCTCGGCGTCGTTCCCGAGCGCGAGGGCGACGACCGCTATCGGGGCTACGACCCCGAGGTGCTCGACGGCCTCGCGGAGCGGACCGACGTCCCGCTGTTCGTCAAGGCCGACGGCGCGCGCATGCGCGAGTTCAAGGCACCCGGTGACCGGGAGCCACAGGTACCGGAGAGAGCCGACGCGGTGCTCCCGATCGCGAGCGTCCACGCCGTCGGCAAGCACCTCACGGAGGGTGTCGTCCACCGGCCCGAACGCGTCGCCGCCATCGCGGGGATCGACCTCGGCGAGGAGATCACCACTGATACCGTGGCGGCGGTACTCGCCAGCCCCGAGGGCGGGCTGAAGGACGTTCCCGCCGACGCGACCGCGATCCCGCTGTTGAACAAGGTGGACGACCGCGAGGACGAGGCGGTCGCCCGCGAGATCGCCCGCTCGATTCACGAGCGGGCCGACGTCGAGCGGGTGGTGCTCGCGCGGATGGCCGAGAGCGAGGTCGTGGACGTCATCTGA
- a CDS encoding molybdenum cofactor guanylyltransferase, with protein sequence MPDGVVLAGGRSTRFGDEDKATADLAGTPMIRRVGDRLEGVTDRLVVNCRADQTRAIESAFDGYPNPVTIAEDPAPDEGPMAGIMTGLRATASEYAFVAACDMPFVEPALVSYLLSRAEGYEAAVPRVGDGWFQTTHAVYRAESMAAACERALAAGERKVIAPLEYLEYVVIEEEEVREHASLDTFENLNTREEFERAVARFR encoded by the coding sequence ATGCCGGATGGCGTCGTCCTCGCGGGCGGTCGATCGACCCGGTTCGGCGACGAGGACAAGGCGACCGCCGACCTCGCCGGCACGCCGATGATCCGCCGGGTCGGCGACCGCCTCGAAGGCGTGACCGATCGATTGGTCGTGAACTGCCGGGCCGATCAGACCAGGGCCATCGAGTCGGCCTTCGATGGCTACCCGAACCCCGTGACGATCGCCGAGGACCCCGCCCCCGACGAGGGCCCGATGGCGGGGATCATGACCGGCCTCCGGGCCACGGCAAGCGAGTACGCCTTCGTCGCGGCCTGCGACATGCCCTTCGTCGAGCCCGCGCTCGTCTCCTACCTCCTCTCGCGCGCCGAGGGATACGAGGCCGCCGTGCCCCGGGTGGGCGACGGATGGTTCCAGACGACGCACGCAGTCTACCGGGCCGAGTCGATGGCCGCCGCCTGCGAGCGGGCGCTCGCGGCGGGCGAGCGAAAGGTGATCGCGCCGCTGGAGTACTTGGAGTACGTCGTGATCGAGGAGGAAGAGGTGCGGGAACACGCCTCGCTCGACACCTTCGAGAACCTGAACACCCGCGAGGAGTTCGAGCGGGCGGTGGCGCGGTTCAGATGA
- a CDS encoding methytransferase partner Trm112, giving the protein MKESLMEIVCCPIDKADLELDVEERDGEEIVSGTLTCTECGEVYPIEDGIPNLLPPDMREDATA; this is encoded by the coding sequence ATGAAGGAGTCGTTGATGGAGATCGTCTGCTGTCCGATCGACAAGGCGGATCTCGAACTCGACGTCGAGGAGCGCGACGGCGAGGAGATCGTCTCGGGAACGCTGACTTGTACGGAGTGTGGCGAGGTCTACCCGATCGAGGACGGCATCCCGAACCTCCTGCCGCCGGACATGCGCGAGGACGCGACGGCGTAG
- a CDS encoding DR2241 family protein, with translation MNAPQLDALVASAPEGVEFDDLSVSGEGPYTVSIAGDSHEVDEPGLREVAGENPWFVSNWYYWTRVVGAGGARYDFLRWVERADERDVSERYEALSTGVSRTWGQLLITAELGEDGKRRYALRHVENAEESGLEPYDDPLDARELVKHDDRGRYRPLSTAPTLPTGWEFPDLSGEDLVRAVDFVYPATVANWHRERQGELDVTHFRETAERQSGIYEIVSQLSVEELEAAAEACCVDSQCLKRRMWDEDEETELDVDRGSGEFPCREPCSLFITAARKFVTLGREETRAYEFELTPTEKEQVEGIVDAVAEGRVEEVREADLNEGANRYRARYLRARRMTEEGLSGTPTYPEDQER, from the coding sequence ATGAACGCGCCACAACTCGACGCGCTGGTCGCGAGCGCCCCCGAAGGCGTCGAGTTCGACGACCTCTCCGTCTCGGGGGAGGGGCCGTACACCGTCTCGATCGCCGGTGATTCCCACGAGGTCGACGAGCCGGGGCTCCGGGAGGTCGCGGGCGAGAACCCGTGGTTCGTCTCGAACTGGTACTACTGGACCCGCGTCGTCGGTGCCGGGGGCGCGCGCTACGACTTCCTGCGGTGGGTCGAACGCGCCGACGAGCGCGACGTGAGCGAGCGCTACGAGGCGCTCTCGACGGGCGTCTCTCGCACCTGGGGCCAGTTGCTGATCACCGCCGAACTGGGCGAAGACGGCAAACGCCGATACGCGCTCCGGCACGTCGAGAACGCCGAGGAGTCGGGACTGGAGCCCTACGACGACCCGCTAGACGCCCGCGAACTCGTCAAACACGACGACCGGGGGCGGTACCGACCGCTCTCGACCGCCCCGACCCTTCCGACGGGGTGGGAGTTCCCCGATCTCAGTGGCGAGGACCTCGTTCGAGCGGTCGACTTCGTCTACCCCGCGACGGTCGCGAACTGGCACCGCGAGCGTCAGGGCGAACTGGACGTGACCCACTTTCGCGAGACGGCCGAACGCCAGTCGGGCATCTACGAGATCGTGTCCCAACTCTCCGTCGAGGAACTCGAAGCCGCCGCCGAGGCGTGCTGTGTCGACTCGCAGTGTCTCAAGCGACGCATGTGGGACGAGGACGAGGAGACCGAACTCGACGTGGATCGAGGATCGGGTGAGTTCCCCTGTCGGGAGCCGTGTTCGCTGTTCATCACCGCTGCCCGGAAGTTCGTCACGCTCGGCCGCGAGGAGACCCGGGCCTACGAGTTCGAGTTGACGCCCACTGAGAAGGAGCAGGTCGAGGGGATCGTCGACGCGGTCGCCGAGGGTCGGGTCGAAGAGGTCCGCGAGGCCGACTTAAACGAGGGGGCCAACCGGTATCGGGCGCGGTACCTCCGGGCTCGGCGGATGACCGAGGAAGGGCTGTCGGGAACGCCGACGTATCCCGAGGATCAGGAGCGATAG
- a CDS encoding CbiX/SirB N-terminal domain-containing protein, which yields MQALVIVGHGSHLNPGSSAPTFSHADTIRETGVFDEVREAFWKEEPSFREVLRTLESDEVYVVPLFISEGYFTERVIPRELRLEGWDASAWDSPDGVSATHATLRASDVEKAVHYCGPVGTHDAMSDVIVRRAETVTGDPEVGEGFGLAVVGHGTERNANSAKAIEYHAERLREAGRFDEVRALFMDEEPEVDDVTEHFESTNIVVVPLFIADGFHTREDIPEDMGLTDDYREGYEVPTEVDGHRIWYSGAVGTEALMADVVLERAAEAGADVGESIERIRAGDAGVAGD from the coding sequence ATGCAGGCGCTCGTCATCGTCGGCCACGGGTCGCATCTGAATCCCGGCTCCTCGGCCCCGACGTTCTCGCACGCCGATACGATCCGCGAGACGGGGGTCTTCGACGAGGTCCGCGAGGCCTTCTGGAAGGAGGAGCCCTCGTTCCGTGAGGTGCTCCGGACCCTCGAGAGCGACGAGGTCTACGTCGTCCCGCTGTTCATCAGCGAGGGCTACTTCACCGAGCGGGTGATCCCCCGCGAACTCAGACTGGAGGGATGGGACGCCTCGGCGTGGGACTCGCCCGACGGCGTCAGCGCGACCCACGCCACCCTCCGGGCGAGCGACGTCGAGAAGGCGGTCCACTACTGCGGGCCGGTCGGCACCCACGACGCGATGAGCGACGTGATCGTCCGTCGCGCCGAGACCGTCACCGGCGACCCCGAGGTCGGGGAGGGGTTCGGCCTCGCCGTCGTCGGCCACGGCACCGAGCGAAACGCGAACTCGGCGAAGGCGATCGAGTATCACGCCGAACGGCTCCGCGAGGCGGGACGATTCGACGAGGTGCGGGCGCTGTTCATGGACGAGGAACCCGAGGTCGACGACGTGACCGAGCACTTCGAAAGTACGAATATCGTCGTGGTTCCCCTCTTTATCGCCGACGGCTTTCACACACGGGAGGACATCCCCGAGGACATGGGGCTGACCGACGACTACCGCGAGGGGTACGAGGTTCCCACGGAAGTCGACGGCCACCGGATCTGGTACTCGGGGGCGGTCGGCACCGAGGCGCTGATGGCCGACGTCGTCCTCGAACGCGCCGCGGAGGCCGGCGCCGACGTCGGCGAATCGATCGAGCGGATTCGCGCCGGGGACGCGGGGGTGGCGGGCGACTGA
- a CDS encoding PAS domain S-box protein — MKSVRPEEGPIRVVHVDDDEAFLRLTETSLSEIDPGLRIEQTTDPTSVLDLIADEDVECVVSDHQMPRLTGIELLKRVRSSHPDLPFVLFTGQGSEEVASEAISAGVTDYVSKGGGLEGFELLANRVRGAVEQRRVEQSLAATREGYEKLLETAPDAILVVDAETGTLLEVNHAAEELFGRPREELRGLHQTDLHPSDDREYYERVFAEHAGSSGVIHDKRELSVVHADGHEIPVEISAASLELGDRRLVQGIFRDLRER, encoded by the coding sequence ATGAAGTCGGTGCGTCCGGAGGAGGGGCCGATCCGCGTGGTACACGTCGACGACGACGAGGCGTTCTTGCGCCTGACGGAGACGTCGCTCTCGGAGATCGATCCCGGCCTCCGGATCGAACAGACGACGGATCCGACGTCGGTGCTCGACCTGATCGCCGACGAGGACGTCGAGTGCGTCGTCAGCGATCACCAGATGCCCCGGCTCACGGGCATCGAACTGCTCAAACGCGTCCGTTCGAGCCATCCCGACCTGCCGTTCGTCCTCTTCACCGGACAGGGCAGCGAGGAGGTCGCGAGCGAGGCCATCTCGGCGGGGGTGACGGACTACGTCTCGAAGGGGGGCGGGCTCGAAGGGTTCGAACTGCTCGCGAACCGCGTCCGCGGGGCGGTCGAGCAACGGCGCGTCGAGCAGTCGCTGGCCGCGACCCGCGAGGGGTACGAGAAGCTCCTCGAAACGGCGCCCGACGCGATCCTCGTCGTCGACGCCGAGACAGGCACCCTCCTAGAGGTGAATCACGCCGCCGAGGAACTGTTCGGCCGCCCGCGCGAGGAGCTTCGAGGGCTCCACCAGACCGACCTCCACCCGTCCGACGACCGCGAGTACTACGAACGGGTCTTCGCGGAACACGCCGGATCGAGCGGGGTGATACACGACAAGCGCGAACTCAGCGTCGTCCACGCCGACGGCCACGAGATCCCCGTCGAGATCAGCGCCGCCTCCCTCGAACTGGGCGACCGACGGCTGGTACAGGGGATCTTTCGCGACCTGCGCGAGCGGTAG
- the cysS gene encoding cysteine--tRNA ligase produces MLSVTNTLSGEREEFRPTGDEVLVYVCGLTVSDDAHLGHARVWVHADVMCRWLEHEGHPVRHVENFTDVNEKIAARIGEDDLGESEREVARRFIERTIADMRGLNLQRATVYPRVSEHIPEIIELVERLIESGHAYEADGSVYFDVTTFEKYGKLSNQRVEDLEAQGDPEERSEKRHPADFALWKAGGVSPEAIREHEKTEHDHPPGGETWDSPWGEGRPGWHIECSAMAMTHLDETIDVHVGGHDLVFPHHENEIAQSEAATGQRFAEYWLHTGLLETEGEKMSSSLGNFFTVSAALEEFGPDVLRSFYLSTEYGSNQTFSEGAMVEARERFERLERAYERATEAVDGPDARTKVEDDDLRVAVEEAREGFARAMNDDFGVREAMTALLSLAGAVNRHVDSHGEYDYRGLRRAIEAFEELGGGVFGFSFGPEREGEVGLAEDLVDLVLRVREEEREAGNYERADRLRDDLAALGIDIEDEGDETTYRL; encoded by the coding sequence ATGCTGTCCGTGACGAACACGCTCTCGGGCGAGCGCGAGGAGTTTCGACCGACCGGCGACGAGGTGTTGGTGTACGTCTGTGGGCTGACCGTCTCGGACGACGCACACCTCGGCCACGCCCGGGTGTGGGTCCACGCCGACGTAATGTGTCGCTGGCTCGAACACGAGGGCCACCCGGTTCGCCACGTCGAGAACTTCACAGACGTCAACGAGAAGATCGCCGCCCGGATCGGCGAGGACGACCTCGGCGAGAGCGAACGCGAGGTGGCGCGTCGCTTCATCGAGCGGACGATCGCCGACATGCGCGGGCTGAACCTGCAGCGCGCGACGGTCTACCCCCGAGTCTCGGAACACATCCCGGAGATCATCGAACTGGTCGAGCGCCTGATCGAGTCGGGCCACGCCTACGAGGCCGACGGCTCGGTCTACTTCGACGTCACCACGTTCGAGAAGTACGGGAAACTCTCGAACCAGCGCGTCGAGGACCTCGAAGCCCAGGGCGACCCCGAGGAGCGAAGTGAGAAGCGCCACCCCGCGGACTTCGCGCTCTGGAAGGCGGGCGGGGTCTCCCCCGAGGCGATCCGCGAACACGAGAAAACCGAACACGACCACCCGCCCGGGGGCGAGACGTGGGACTCGCCGTGGGGCGAGGGACGTCCCGGCTGGCACATCGAGTGTTCGGCGATGGCGATGACCCACCTCGACGAGACCATCGACGTCCACGTCGGCGGCCACGACCTCGTGTTCCCCCACCACGAAAACGAGATCGCCCAGAGCGAGGCCGCCACCGGCCAGCGCTTCGCCGAGTACTGGCTCCACACGGGCCTCCTCGAGACCGAGGGCGAGAAGATGAGTTCGAGCCTCGGCAACTTCTTCACCGTCTCGGCGGCGCTCGAGGAGTTCGGTCCCGACGTGCTGCGCTCGTTTTACCTCTCGACGGAGTACGGCTCGAACCAGACGTTCTCCGAGGGGGCGATGGTCGAGGCGAGAGAGCGGTTCGAGCGCCTCGAACGCGCCTACGAACGCGCGACCGAGGCGGTAGACGGCCCCGACGCGCGGACGAAAGTCGAGGACGACGACCTCCGGGTGGCCGTCGAGGAGGCCCGCGAGGGGTTCGCGCGGGCGATGAACGACGACTTCGGGGTGCGCGAGGCGATGACCGCCCTCCTCTCGCTCGCGGGCGCGGTCAACCGACACGTCGACAGCCACGGGGAGTACGACTACCGGGGGCTTCGCCGGGCCATCGAGGCGTTCGAGGAACTCGGCGGCGGCGTCTTCGGTTTCTCGTTCGGCCCCGAACGAGAGGGGGAGGTCGGCCTCGCGGAGGACCTCGTCGACCTCGTCCTGCGCGTACGCGAGGAGGAACGCGAGGCGGGCAACTACGAGCGGGCCGACCGACTCCGGGACGACCTCGCCGCCCTCGGCATCGATATCGAGGACGAGGGGGACGAGACGACCTACCGGTTGTAG
- a CDS encoding DUF6517 family protein, whose translation MNFTRRAFGAGLIAGLSAASGCLGFVRGDDSLAFEAVGARPSDEALARTGYRHARTEVEPLSETIEIAGETREVELENVVVECDRGVDLGVLGTLRAATFVAFSTPKFEVLGRSFHPGERVGPRRIATELGSNYDEFSIGEEVEEWELTVFGEEVDVSTFEGRAAMNGIDLDVHVHLGIATNDDDLVIFVGAHPRQLEGERESIATLAESLVPIE comes from the coding sequence ATGAATTTCACGCGGCGGGCGTTCGGAGCGGGACTGATCGCGGGGCTGAGCGCGGCGAGCGGCTGTCTCGGGTTCGTTCGCGGCGACGACTCGCTGGCGTTCGAGGCGGTCGGCGCGCGCCCGAGCGACGAGGCGCTCGCACGGACGGGGTATCGACACGCGCGTACCGAAGTCGAGCCGCTCTCCGAGACGATCGAGATCGCCGGCGAGACCCGCGAGGTCGAACTGGAGAACGTCGTGGTCGAGTGTGATAGGGGCGTCGATCTGGGGGTGCTCGGGACGCTCCGGGCGGCGACGTTCGTCGCCTTCTCGACGCCGAAGTTCGAGGTGCTCGGCCGGTCGTTCCACCCCGGAGAGCGCGTGGGTCCGCGGCGGATCGCGACCGAACTCGGTTCGAACTACGACGAGTTCTCGATCGGCGAGGAGGTCGAGGAGTGGGAACTCACGGTCTTCGGCGAGGAGGTCGACGTCTCGACGTTCGAGGGGCGGGCGGCGATGAACGGGATTGACCTCGACGTCCACGTCCACCTCGGGATCGCCACCAACGACGACGACCTCGTCATCTTCGTCGGGGCACACCCGCGTCAACTCGAAGGCGAACGCGAGAGCATCGCAACCCTCGCCGAATCGCTCGTCCCGATCGAGTGA
- a CDS encoding DUF6517 family protein has product MATTRRGFCSLVALGLAGSTGCLDVIGGGPARFVAPPAPVADDVLDETGYELADTTETEETRTFEVAGLSREVEVVNRISEYQRSIDVGPLGEVRGAVFATLCTPAVSVLGRTFNPVEDMDNREIAAEVQSQYERLSIGSEIDRRTVQVLGERVDLSKFEGEATFMGTGIDVFVHTALAEGDDEFVVVVGIYPRLLSGEEGRIVALSEGVTIEE; this is encoded by the coding sequence ATGGCGACCACACGGCGCGGTTTCTGCTCGCTCGTCGCGCTCGGTCTCGCCGGCAGCACCGGCTGTCTCGACGTCATCGGCGGCGGGCCTGCCCGGTTCGTCGCCCCGCCCGCGCCGGTGGCGGACGACGTTCTCGACGAGACCGGATACGAACTCGCCGACACGACGGAGACCGAGGAGACCCGCACGTTCGAGGTGGCGGGACTGAGCCGCGAGGTCGAGGTCGTCAATCGGATCTCCGAGTACCAGAGGTCGATCGACGTGGGACCGCTCGGCGAGGTGCGGGGCGCCGTCTTCGCGACGCTCTGCACGCCCGCCGTCTCGGTGCTCGGTCGAACCTTCAATCCCGTCGAGGACATGGACAACCGCGAGATCGCAGCGGAGGTCCAGTCCCAGTACGAGCGACTCTCGATCGGATCCGAGATCGACCGCCGAACGGTCCAAGTGCTCGGTGAGCGCGTCGACCTCTCGAAGTTCGAGGGCGAGGCGACGTTCATGGGTACCGGGATCGACGTGTTCGTCCACACCGCGCTCGCGGAGGGCGACGACGAGTTCGTCGTCGTCGTCGGGATCTACCCCCGACTCCTCTCCGGCGAGGAGGGGAGGATCGTCGCGCTCTCGGAGGGCGTGACGATCGAGGAGTGA